A segment of the Mycobacterium intracellulare ATCC 13950 genome:
GGCGGCCATGCCCGATGCGGCGATAACTACTGCTGGACCAAAAGAACGAACAATGCGACGCACGATCATGCCGTCCAACGTGCCCATGCGAGCCCCTCCCAAACTGTCAACTTGCCGACCATTTCGTGATGTTTTCCTGTATACCGGCGCGCGCCGGCTTGCGGTGGATAGCGGCTCCGTCGCCTCCATCGGACCGACGCGGCCAGTGCGCATCTGGTTACCAAAAAACACTTTAAGCCGTCGTTTGATTTCGTCTGTCGAGGGTAGCCGCAGATCGCGGGACTCTGCCAATCAGAGGGGCGGCGACATGGCAACGGGCGAAACGGGTTTCGGCGGTGTAACCTTCGATCTCTTTTCCGTTCAACACCACTCGGTGATATCGGGCCGCGACGACGACCCGCGCGCGCGACGCAACCCGCGCGGGACCGAATGGGATTGCCTCCGGCCCCGCGATGAGGACGCCGGTGCGGCGAATTGGTTTCCGCGTGAGCCGAAAATGCTGAGCGGGCGCACAGGTGTCGGCATGGTCACATACGGGCAACGCTCAGGTGCGCTCGGCGTGGCGCCCTATTAGAGTGACGTATCTTAGGGAAAGCTTATGATTCGTTAAGTATGGAAACAGGTAGCACGGAGCAAGGCTGTGAAAACGGACCGTTTCGACGCGATCATCATAGGCGCAGGTTTCGGCGGCATCGGCGCCGCAATTCAGCTCAAGCGCCTCGGTTTTGAGAACTTCGTCATCCTCGACCGAGAGGATGACCTGGGTGGCACCTGGCATGTCAATCACTACCCGGGCATCGCCGTCGACATCCCCTCCACCACGTACTCGTACTGGTTCGAGCCCAATCCCGGGTGGTCACGGTTGTTTGCGCCGGGCGCCGAGGTCAAGGCCTATGCGGCCGACGTCGCCGACAAGTACGACGTGCGCCGCCACATGCGGTTCAACACCACCGTCGAAGGCGCCGAGTGGGACGAGGACGCCGCGGTCTGGCGGGTGACGCTGGCCGGCGGCGAAAACCTGACCACCCGCTTCCTGATCACCGCGACCGGCTTCCTGTCCCAGCCGCGCCTGCCGGACATCCCCGGCATCACCGGCTTCGAGGGCAAGATCGTCCACACCACGGCCTGGGACCACGACTACGACTACACGGGCCGCCGCATCGCGGTCATCGGGACCGGCGCCTCGGCGGTTCAGCTCATTCCCGAGCTTGCCAAGCAGGCCGGCGAGCTGACCGTCTACCAGCGCACCGCGACCCACATCATGCCCAAGCCCGACTTCGAGTTCCCGCAGGCGGTGCGACGCCTGTTCGCCCGGCTGCCGGCCTCGCAGCGCGCGCTGCGGTGGGTCACCGACATCATCCTGGAAATCATCATGGTCGTCGGGGCGCTGCACTATCGGGAATCGCGGGGGCGCGGCAACATCTCGGCCGCCGACCTGGCCAAGATCAACCGATTCCGGTGGATCCGGGACAAGGATCTGCGGGCCAAGTTCACCCCGGACTACGACTGCGGCTGCAAACGGCCCACCCTGTCCAACAGCTTTTATCCCGCGTTCGCCAAGCCGCACGTGCGCCTGGAGACCAACTCGATCGAGCGGATCGAGCCGGACGGCATCGTCACCACCGACGGGCGCAAGACCGTCATCGACACCCTGGTCCTGGCGACCGGTTTCGACCTGTGGGAGGCCAACTTCCCGGCCATCGAGGTGATCGGCCGCAAGGGCCGCAATCTCGGTAAGTGGTGGCGCGAGACCAGGTTCCAGGCCTACCAGGGCGTCTCCGTGCCGTACTTCCCGAACTATCTGGGCCTGGCGAGCCCGTTCGCCTTCTCCGGACTGTCCTTCTTCCACACCATCGAATACCAGATGCGGCACATGGACCGGCTGCTCGGCGAGGTCAAGCGCCGGGGCGCGACGACGTTCGAGGTGACCGAGGAAGCCAACGACCGGTTCATGGAGCGCATGACCAAACTGCTGGACAGTTCGGTGTTCTACAGCGGCGACTGCGCCACGTCGCGGTCGTACTACTTCAGCCCCAGCGGTGAGGCGTCGCTGCTGCGGCCCACGTCGACGCTCAATTCGGTGCGCGAAGCGCAGACCTTCCCGCTCAGCGACTACGTGATCGCCTAGCGCCTCAGCGGCGCGCGGATCCGGTCAACGGTTGCCCGTTGGCGGACTGCAGCAAGCAGATGACGGTGCTCGGGGTGGGGTTGGCGCCGGTGCGGTCCTGGTTCGAGTCGATCAGATAGGTGATCGAAAACCGGCCGGCGTCAACGGATTGCCCGGTGTAGGGGGCGAGTCCGGCGGCGCAGTCCTTGGTGGCGACGGCGGCGATGGCGGTGTCGACTGCCATCGGGGCACGCAGATACACCTCGGCCAAATGCGCTGTCGCGCAGTCGACGACGGTGACGTCGACGCGGCTGCCGTCGGCCGGCGGCAGGTCGGCCACGCACTCACCGGCCCGCAGGTCGATCCATTTCTCGGTGTGCGAGCCGGGCGGCAGCGGAGCGGCGATGGCGGCGGCGCAGGGGCCCAACATGGCCGCGACGACGAGGACGCCCACCGGGTGAAGGGGTGAAGTGCGCATCGCAGCCTCCGTTGCTCTTAGCGGTGGAGTTTAGGAGGTGTTGGTCAGCGCCGGGTCCGGTTTTGCCGACGACATCGATAGGAACCCGCGCACGCAGCGCGCGGCCAGCCACCAGTTCACCGGTTTCCTCATGTCCAGCCCGCCCAGGAGCTGTTTGACCATGGTCAGGCTGTCGAAGTAAATGCGTTCGCAGACAAGGGTTTCGGTGTCGTCGAAGACGAAGTAGGCGGTCATGCGGACACGGAATCGGCTGCCGGTCGGCGGGACCTTGCCCAGGTAGCCGCGGTGGGTGCCCATCAGCCAGAATTCGACGATCACCGCGTCGGCGCTGTGCCGCAGCGCGATGATTTCGTGATCCTGGTCGGGAAACGCCGTGCGGGTCTCGGCGTAGTAGCCGCGCACCGCCGCATCGCCGTCGTGCACGAGCATCTGGGGGATCAACTCGTAGCGCGGATGCGGGAACGTCGCCAAGACGTCGTCCCACGCCTGGCGGACCTCGTCATGAAAGTGGTCGAGCACGAGCTTCTGGCGCGCGGCCAGCACCTCGGGCGGCGGGAACGCGGGGATGGTCACGTGGTCAGCGTAAGCCCACGACCTCGCGATTAGAGGCGACCTACCGCGGGGGAGTCCAGGCGACCGGCAGGGTCTTGATGCCGTGAATGAACTGCGACAGCAGCCGCGCGGGCTCGTCCGTCGCGACGATGTCGGGGATCTCGCGGCGCAATTCGTCGAAGACCACCCGGATTTCGCGACGAGCCAGGTTGGCGCCCAGGCAGAAATGCGCGCCCCCGCCGCCGAAGCCGAAATGGGGATTGGGGGTGCGCGCGACGTCGAAAAGCCAGGGATTGTCGAACGTCGACTCGTCGCGATTGGCCGAGTTGTACCACAGCGTGACCTTGTCGCCGGCCTTCATCTTGGTGCCGGACAGCTTGAAGTCCCGGGTCAGCGTGCGGCGCATGTAGATCACCGGGGACGCCCAGCGCACGATCTCCTCGACGGCGGTGGGCGTCAGGCGGTCGAAGTTGGACCACCACTTGTCCCGCTCGGCGGGGTAGCGCGACAGCGCCAGCACGCCGTGGCTGATCGCATTGCGCGTCGTCTCGTTGCCGGCCACCACCAACAGGATGAAGAACGACGCGATCTCGGCCGACGTGAGCCGTTCCCCGTCGACCTCGGCCTCCACCAGGCTGGTGGTCAGGTCGTCGTGGTGATTCGAACGCCGGTCCTCGGCGAGCGCGCTGGCGTAGGCGCCGATGTCCATCGACACCTGAAGGAACTCCCCGAAGTCCGTGGCCAGGTCGGGGTCGCCGAACCCGAGAATCACGTTGGTCCAGTGGAAGATTCGCTGATGGTCCTCCTCCGGGATGCCCATCATGTCGCAGATGACCTGCAGCGGCAGCGGACCGGCGAGCTCGCCGACCAGCTCGGCCTCCCCGTCGGGATGGTTCGCGATCAGCGAGGCGACCAGCCGCCGGGCCCGCTCGCGGACCGACGCCTCGATGCGCGCCACCACTTTCGGGGTGAACGCGCGACTGACGATCGAGCGCAGCCGCTGGTGCCGCGGATCGTCGAGCACGATCATCGAGCCGAAGTACTCGCTGATCTCCGGGGTGTTGTCGTTGATCGTGATGTTGGGGCTGGAGCTGAAGATGTCCGGATGACGGCTCGCGAAATACACATCGTCATGCTTGGTCAGCGCCCAGTGCCCGTTGCCCGGCTCGAACCCCTCGTACTCGACCGCGGGCCAGAACGAGATCGGCGCCTCGCGGCGCAGGGTGGCGAAGGTGCCGTCGCGGACGTCGTCGTCGAGCGCCCAGAAGTCCAGCGACTCGAGGTGGATGTCGGCCAGCGGGATCTCGGGCGGCGGCGCCCCGTTCGTCTGCGCCGCCAGGCCCTTTTTGGGACCCGTCTTGAGGCTCACCTAGACCTCCTCGTGTCGTGCGGGGGCGGCACGGTCAGTGGGTGCAGACCGTTCGGGCGGGCGTGCCGACCGTGGCCGTCGCCGCGCTGACCACGTTGCCGTCGACCAAGATCTTGCAGGAGATGGGGCCGGGCCCCTGCGCGCTGATCGTGAACACCTCGCCACCGAACCCGGTGAACTCCGTCGACCACGGCAGCGGCGCATTCACCTGATGCAGCTGCCCGGTGTCGGTTTGGTAGTAGATGAATTCGGCGACCGCGGGCCCGTTGACCTCGTAGCGGATCTGCGGCATCTGGGGCAGCGCGTGGGCCACGCCGCCGGCATTCGCGAACCCTAAACCGACGGCCAACACGATCGCAGGTCCGGTGAGGTGCTTCGTCATGAATTGCATCGTGTCACCACGGGCGACGGTAGGGAAGCTTAATGTGAAGTTCCAAGCGGGGGCTGGTGAGTGGAAAGGTGGCGTAAAGGCATGGCGGGACACGGCTCAAAGCGCGTGGTGGTGTTCGGCACCGGCTTCGTCGGCAAGATGGTGATCCCCGAGATCGTCAAACACGCCTCGTTCGAGTTGGTGGGCGTCGGCGTCAGCAACCCGAACAAGGTCGGCCGCGACGTCGGCGAGATCTGCGGAATGGGCGAGAAGGTGGGCATTCTCGCGACCGACGACATCGACGCCCTGATCGCCCTGAAGCCCGATGCGCTGGTGCATTACGGCCCGACGGCCATGCACGCCAAAGAGAACATCGGGCTGATCACCCGGTTCCTGCGGGCCGGCATCGACGTGTGCTCGACGGCGATGACCCCGTGGGTGTGGCCGACGATGCACCTGAACCCGCCGAACTGGATCGAGCCGATCACCGAGGCCTGCGAACTGGGTGAGTCGTCCTGCTTCACCACCGGCATCGACCCCGGATTCGCCAACGACCTCTTCCCGATGACGTTGATGGGCCTGACGTCGGAGGTGCGGCGGGTGCGCGCGTCCGAACTGCTGGACTACACCAACTACGAGGGTGACTACGAATTCGAGATGGGCATCGGTCGCGAGCCCGAATTCACGCCGATGCTGCAGGACCGCGACATGCTGATCTTCGCGTGGGGCGCCACCGTCCCGATGATCGCCCACGCCGCCGGCATCATGCTCGACGAGATCACCACCACCTGGGACAAGTGGGTGACACCGACGGAGCGCAACTCGGCCCGCGGCGTCATCAAGCCCGGCCACGTCGCCGCCGTCCGGTTCACCATCAACGGCGTCTACCAGGGCGAGACCCGCATCCAGCTCGAACACGTCAACCGCATCGGACTCGACGCCGCCCCGGACTGGCCGCGGGGCCACGACAACGACGTCTACCGCGTGGACATCGAGGGGACCCCGAGCATCTTCCAGGAGACCGCGTTCCGGTTCACCGACGGCTCCGGCCGCGACGCCGCCGCGGCCGGCTGCCTGGCCACCGGGTTGCGGGCCCTCAACGCCGTGCCGGCGGTCAACGACCTGCGGCCGGGCTGGGTCACCCCGCTCGACCTGCCACTCATCGCCGGGGCCGGCAACATTCGCTGACCGGCGCACAGCCGTCACATAGCCGCCACCGACACGCGATACAGGATTTGGCGGCACAATAGCGGCTAGCCGGATGCGAATTGGTGCTGCGAACAACGGGGATGGAACTATGGCCAATGGAGCTGGGACCGCACTGGGCCTATCGATCGGTGTCACCAACCTGGCGGCCGCGACCTCCGATAACGCCATCACCCGCAAACCCGTCCTGACCCTGTATCCGGACCGGCCCGCCGAGATCGGCATCCCCGCCGAAAACCCCCGCCTGCAGGGGCCGGGCGTGGTGCTCACCGGCTTCGTGAACCGCGTCGGCGACCCGCGCGGCGTCGTGGCCCCCGACGGCTCGGTGCACCGCGGCGAGGTGTTGCTCGCCGACGGGTTGCGGGCGCTGGCCTACGCCGCGACCGGCGGACGCCCGCTGCCCGACGACGTCGCGGTCACCTACCCGGCCCATTGGGAGTCGCCGGCGGTGGAGGCCCTGGGCGCCGCCCTGGGCGAAATCCCCGAATGGTCGGGGCGCGCGCGCCCGATCCTGTTGATTCCCGACGCGGCCGCGACGCTGCTCGCCGTGCGGACCAACCCGGGCATACCGGCGCGCGGGACCGTCGCGGTGTGCGATTTCGGCGGCAGCGGCACCAGCATCACGTTGATGGACGCCGACGGTGACTACCGGGCGGTGGCGCCGACCGTGCGGCACCGCGACTTCTCCGGCGACCTGATCGACCAGGCGCTGCTGGGCGTCGTGGTGGCCAACATGCCGACCACCGGCGCGTTCCCGACGGGCACGGCGGCGATCGGCTCGCTGAGCCGGCTGCGCACCGGGTGCCGGATCGCCAAGGAACAGCTGTCCTCGAGCGCCGCGACGACGCTGACCAATGGGCTGACCGGGGCGCAAGGTGAAATCCGGCTCGCCCGACACGAACTCGACGACGCGATCCGACCGGCGCTGACCGGCTTCCTCGCGCGGCTGGATGAAACGTTGGCGCGCAACGGAATCCGCGACCTCGTCGCGGTGGTGTCGTCGGGGGGCGGGGCGAACCTCCCGGCCATCACGACCACGCTGGCGCGGCATCTCCGTGTCCCGGTCGCCACCACGCCGCGGCCCCAACTCACCGCGGCGGTCGGCGCCGCGCTGCGGGTGGCGCGCGGCGCCGGCGATGCGACGTCCGCGGCGCCCGCCGTGCCCGCCGCCCCCGCGACCGCGACGGCTCGGGCGGCGAGGCCCGACCGCACCGCGACAACCCAACTGCCGCCCGCGGGCCCAACGCCGATGCCGATCCGGGCCTGGTCGGCCACGGCCCACCAGTCGCGCGTCATGCCGGCCGGTGACGCGGAGGCACCGACCACCCGGATCGCCGCCCCGGCCGCGCGGCGCAAGGGGCTGTTCGCCCGGTGGCGCCTGCTGCCGGCGGCCGCCGTCCTGGTCACCGCCGCGGCGGTGCTGCTGGTGGGGGCCGCGCTGGCGGTCGGGCTGAACCCGCCGGACAAATCGGCGACGACACCCGCCCCGGCGGTGACAAGCACGCCGCCGGCGCCCGCGAGCGCGACCGCGCAACCCGGGCCCGTGGACGTCCCGGTGCCGTCGACCTCCGACACCAACCCGCCGGCCGAGACCGAGACGCCGATGACCACGACGCCGCGGGCGACTCCCCAGGCGGCCCCGCCCCCGCGCCCGGCAGCTCCGCGCCGCGTGGCCGTCCCGCCCATTCCACCGATTCCCGGGCTCAACGAGCCCATCCCCGGGCTCGACCGGGTCAACCAGATCCTTCAGGAGATCCAGGGCGGCCTGGGCGTCAACGCACTCGGGCCGTTACCCGCCCGCTGAACGACCCTTACCCGCCACCGGGGGCCGGTACACGAATTACCTTTCGGTGATACGTTTTTCGCCTTTGTTCTCCGCGGTGGCGGCTTCCCTCAGCACCTCGTTGAGGGCCTTGTCCTTCTCGATCTGGTCCTGCAGATCCTTCTGCTCGCGGCCGTCGTCGTCCTTGGCCTGGGAGTCCGTGCCCTCGGCGACTTCATGCTTCGGGTTACCGTCCTCGTCCAACCATTCGTTGACGGCGGTGCCGGACACGCTCCCGCCGGTGCCGGGCAGCACGATCGTGGGCTTGTCCTTGTAGGCCTCCATCATCTTGGCGGCCTCTTCTTTGTCGTCCTCGTCCGGCTCCGGCTTCTCGGTCAGTCGTTGCTCGTCGTCCTGACCGGACGATTTGTCGTCCTGCACGCTCATGCATCTACCCCCTTGCATCGCAGATTCGACGATGGCGGGGGATTACCCGTTGCGCGGCTGTGCCGAAACTCTCCTCAGCGCGCCCCGTCGCCCTTGACCAGCACAACCAGGGCCTGCGGGATCCGCATCGGCTCGGGTGCGCTGGACAGCCGCTCGGCGACCGCGGCCTGCAGCTGCTCGACGAACTGCCCGGCCCGTGGGTCGTGGATGCCGCCGTCGAGCGCGCGCACCAGGGCGGGGAACAGCGCGGACCGCGCGAAGGCGGCCCACTGGGCGCCGAAGGCGTGGGCGTCGTGGTCGGACTGGAAGCGGGCCCAGAATCGATCCTCGGCGTTGAAGATCTCGAGGTGCTCGATCATCAGCCCTTCGAACCGCCCCTTGGGCGCGAACGGCGCGCGAAAATCCTTCTCGGTGCGGGCAAAGGTGGGAATTGTCATGCGCCGCAGCTCATCTGGGCTCAGCAGGCCGTCGCGTCGCTGCTCGTCCAGCGCGCCGACGATCGCGTCGAGCAGCGGCGCGAAGCCCGCCGTCTCGTCCTCGTCGGCCGCCAGCGTCAGCGCCACCAGCCGGCCCTCGGGCGCCAATTCGCGCCCGCGGAACGCCACGAAGTTGTGCCAGTCCAGGGCGGCCTGGTCGGAATAGGCGGATCGCACCGCGTCGTCGGCGGTGCACGAGACGTGCACGTGATCGGGCACCTCGCAGGGCGTTCGGCTCAGCCACTGCGTCGCCCAGGACGTCCAGCCCAGGTTGACGGTCTTGGACGGGACGATCTGGTTGTAGAAGGACCGGCCGATCGCCGAGGTGAACGTGGCCCCGTCGAGGTGCAGGTAGCTTTCGGGGTCGTCGGCCACCGTGCCGAACAGCGCCGTGAAGTCGTTGCGCGGTACGTCGGTGTGCGCCACCAGGATTGCGTGGTCGTGGCTGGTGCGCCGGCGCAACACCGCGATGGCCGCCGACAGCGGCCGCAGCGAATTGTGGCCGTTGGCGGCGCCGTAGTCGGCGAGGACCATCGGCTGTGGAGACCGGGGCAGCGCAACCTGTTCGGCGGCCCGCTCGAACACCGCGATCGCCTTCGCCAACCCGGCCGCCCGCAGCCGCGACGCCTCGCTGAAGGTCGGCTCGGGGCGGACCACAATGCTCGATTCGGGCATCGGCGGTTCAGGCTGCATAGGGCAACGATAGTGGTTGGGCTGGTGGTCAGTTCGGCGTGGCGAGCGGGCCGGGCGATGTCAGTGGCCGCGCGCCACCCATTCCTCGTAGTGCACGATCTCGTCACCGATGGTGGTGCTGTCGCCGTGGCCGGTGTGCACCACGGTATCGCCGGGCAGGGTGCCCAGCCGCCCGGAGATCGACTGCAGGATGGTCGGGAAATCCGAATAGGAACGCCCCGTGGCGCCCGGCCCGCCGGAGAACAGGGTGTCCCCGCTGAACACCACACCGAGCTCGGGGGCGAACCAGCACACCGAGCCGGGGGAGTGCCCCGGCGTGTGCAGAGCCAGCAGCTCGGTGCCGGCGATGTCGATCGTGTCGCCGTCGGCGATCGTGCGGAAGTCCTTGTCCGGGTGGGTCATTCGCCACAACACGTCGTCGCCGGGGTGCAGCAGGACCGGCGCGTCCAGGGCCGCGCCGAGTTCGGGGGCCACCGTGACGTGGTCGTTGTGCCCGTGGGTGCAGACCACCGCGACGACGTTGCGCTGACCGACCGCGGCCAGGATGGGCTCGGCGGCGTGCGCGGCGTCGAACACCACGACGTCGGAGTCGTCGCCGACGATCCAGATGTTGTTGTCGACTTCCCAACTGCCGCCGTCGAGTTCGAACGTTCCGTGGGTGACCAGGCGTTCGATCGCCGCCATCAGAGCACCACCACCGAGCGCAGCACTTCGCCGCGGTGCATCTTGTGGAACGCCTCCTCGATGTCGCCGAGCCCGATGCGTTCGGAGACGAACTGCTCGAGCGGGAGCCGGCCCTGCAGGTACAGGTCGATCAGCGTGGGGAAGTCGCGTTCGGGCAGGCAGTCGCCGTACCACGACGACTTCAGCGAGCCGCCGTGGCTGAAGAAGTCCACCAAGGGCATTTCCAGCGTCATGTCGGGGGTCGGAACACCCACCAGCACAACGGTTCCGGCGAGATCGCGCGCGTAGAAGGCCTGCTTGTAGGTTTCGGGGCGGCCCACCGCGTCGATCACCACGTTCGCGCCGAACCCGTCGGTGAGGTCGGCGATGGTGGTGACCACATCGAGTTCGCGGGCGTTGACGGTGTGCGTGGCGCCGAACTTGCGGGCCCAGTCCAGCTTGGTGTTGTCGGTGTCCACGGCGATGATGCGCCGCGCGCCCACCAGCGCCGCCCCGGCGATCGCGGCATCGCCCACCCCGCCGCAGCCGATCACCGCGACGGTGTCGTCCCGGGTGACGGCGCCGGTGTTGATCGCCGCGCCCAGTCCGGCCATCACGCCGCAGCCCAGCAGACCCGCGACCGCGGGGTCGGCCTCGGGATTGACCTTGGTGCACTGGCCGGCGGCCACCAGCGTCTTGTCGGCGAACGCCCCGATGCCCAGCGCGGGCGTCAGCTCGGTGCCGTCGGTCAGCGTCATCTTCTGGGTGGCGTTGAAGGTGTCGAAGCACAGGTGCGGTCGCCCGCGCTTGCAGGCCCGGCACTGCCCGCACACCGCGCGCCAATTCAGGATCACGAAGTCGCCCGGCGCCACGGCGGTCACGTCCGGCCCGACGGCCTCGACCCGGCCGGCGGCCTCGTGGCCGAGCAAAAACGGGTACTCGTCGTTGATGCCGCCCTCGCGGTAGGTCAGGTCGGTGTGGCACACCCCGCAGGCGATCACGTCGACGAGAGCCTCACCCGGCCCGGGGTCCGGGACGACGATGTCGACCAACTCGACGGGCTCGCCCTTCTCGCGTGAAATCACGCCGCGCACTGTCTGACTCATGGGCTCCAACCTACTGATCGCCGCCATACATCTCGCGGCGGGCCGTCCGCCCATCGGGCCGGTGTAGCGTCGCAGGGCGTGACGGCCAGGGAGACCACCGAAGAATTCACCGAACGCATCGCCGCGACCCTCGACGGTGCCAGCCTCACAATCCTGTTGAGCATCGGGCACCAGACCGGCCTGCTCGACACCATGGCCGGCCTGCCGCCGTCGACCAGCGCGCAGATCGCCGACGCCGCCGGGCTCGACGAGCGCTACGTCCGCGAGTGGCTGGGCGGCATGACCACCGGGCGCGTGGTGGAGTACGACGCCGACACCGCCACCTACTCGCTGCCCGCGCACCGCGCCGGCGTGCTGACCCGCGCCGCCGGGCCCCAAAACCTCGCCGTGGTGGCCCAATTCCTGCCGCTGCTCGGCGAGGTCGAGCAGAAGATCATCGGCTGCTTCCGCGCGGGCGGCGGCCTGCCCTACAGCGAATTCCCGCGCTTCCACCAGCTGATGGCCGAGGAGAGCGGCGCGATGTACGACGCCTCGCTCGTCGACGTCGTGCTGCCGTTGGTGGACGGCCTCGTCGAGCGGCTGCGCGCCGGCGCCGACGTGGCCGACTTCGGCTGCGGCAGCGGCCACGCCGTCAACGTGATGGCACAGGCGTTTCCGGCGAGCCGCTTCACCGGGATCGACTTCTCCGAGCAGGCCATCGCCACCGGCATCCGCGAGGCCGCCGACCGTGGCCTGACGAATGCCACGTTCGAAAGCCACGATCTGTCCGAGTTGGACAAGCCCGAAGCCTACGACGTCATCACCGTGTTCGACGCCATTCACGATCAGGCCCGGCCGGCGCGGGTGCTCGAGAACATCTACCGGGCGCTGCGGCCCGGGGGCGTCCTGCTGATGGCCGACATCAAGGCGTCGAGCCGGCTGGAGGAGAACGTCGGCGTGCCGATGAGCACCTACCTGTACACGACGTC
Coding sequences within it:
- a CDS encoding S-(hydroxymethyl)mycothiol dehydrogenase; protein product: MSQTVRGVISREKGEPVELVDIVVPDPGPGEALVDVIACGVCHTDLTYREGGINDEYPFLLGHEAAGRVEAVGPDVTAVAPGDFVILNWRAVCGQCRACKRGRPHLCFDTFNATQKMTLTDGTELTPALGIGAFADKTLVAAGQCTKVNPEADPAVAGLLGCGVMAGLGAAINTGAVTRDDTVAVIGCGGVGDAAIAGAALVGARRIIAVDTDNTKLDWARKFGATHTVNARELDVVTTIADLTDGFGANVVIDAVGRPETYKQAFYARDLAGTVVLVGVPTPDMTLEMPLVDFFSHGGSLKSSWYGDCLPERDFPTLIDLYLQGRLPLEQFVSERIGLGDIEEAFHKMHRGEVLRSVVVL
- a CDS encoding class I SAM-dependent methyltransferase; translation: MTARETTEEFTERIAATLDGASLTILLSIGHQTGLLDTMAGLPPSTSAQIADAAGLDERYVREWLGGMTTGRVVEYDADTATYSLPAHRAGVLTRAAGPQNLAVVAQFLPLLGEVEQKIIGCFRAGGGLPYSEFPRFHQLMAEESGAMYDASLVDVVLPLVDGLVERLRAGADVADFGCGSGHAVNVMAQAFPASRFTGIDFSEQAIATGIREAADRGLTNATFESHDLSELDKPEAYDVITVFDAIHDQARPARVLENIYRALRPGGVLLMADIKASSRLEENVGVPMSTYLYTTSLMHCMTVSLALDGAGLGTAWGTQLAVAMLGDAGFDDVRVAGIEADPINNYYIARK